In a genomic window of Deinococcus aquiradiocola:
- a CDS encoding DsbA family protein: MTRLNANSSNRNILLIGTVIAVVLIGLVVFAVRPGGSANTKSFNLDGQPMLGQASAKVTMVVFEDFKCPNCKNFEATIMPTLQSKYIDTGKAKLYKINFPFIGPDSTTAAEAAECVYLQKGDAGYNQYATLLFRAQKDENTQWATKPVLEDLGTYVDGLDAAKFKDCLDNDRTKPQVDADNAQATKAGVNATPSVFVNGQLIQDYSAEKVGAAIDKALQ; encoded by the coding sequence ATGACTCGCCTGAACGCCAACTCCTCCAACCGGAACATCCTCCTGATCGGCACGGTGATCGCCGTGGTGCTCATCGGGCTCGTCGTCTTCGCCGTGCGGCCCGGCGGGAGCGCCAACACCAAGAGCTTCAACCTGGACGGCCAGCCGATGCTGGGTCAGGCGAGCGCGAAGGTGACGATGGTGGTGTTCGAGGACTTCAAGTGCCCGAACTGCAAGAACTTCGAGGCGACCATCATGCCGACCCTGCAGAGCAAGTACATCGACACCGGCAAGGCCAAACTGTACAAGATCAACTTCCCGTTCATCGGGCCGGACAGCACCACCGCCGCCGAGGCCGCCGAGTGCGTGTACCTGCAGAAGGGCGACGCCGGGTACAACCAGTACGCGACGCTGCTGTTCCGCGCGCAGAAGGACGAGAACACCCAGTGGGCCACCAAGCCCGTCCTGGAGGACCTGGGCACCTACGTGGACGGCCTGGACGCCGCCAAGTTCAAGGACTGCCTCGACAACGACCGCACCAAGCCCCAGGTGGACGCCGACAACGCCCAGGCGACCAAGGCGGGCGTGAACGCCACGCCGAGCGTATTCGTGAACGGCCAGCTGATTCAGGACTACTCCGCCGAGAAGGTCGGTGCGGCCATCGACAAGGCGCTCCAGTAA
- a CDS encoding ion channel, whose product MTRPAPDSVARQPLGTPPTSATSNDLNADLGLGGAVADDSGERFLNRDGSFNVRRQNIGLQGINLYGELLTISWNRFFLMMALAYLLLNGLFGAVYAMLGPSALSEMPARGLDRYLACFFFSVQTFGTIGFGHVYPKSIAADFVVTAEAFVGLLGVALATGILFARFSRPNHRVLFSETAVIAPYQGGQALMFRVMNGHRTQLIDLNAEVTFSHFEDREPGSEVALHPATGPTEPGRVRRFYPLPLERSRVTFFPTTWTVVHPIVQGSPLWNQTLEALDRDDAEILVVLRATDDASQSSIHARSSYKVNELVWNARFRPIHSKDAAGHLRVDVARLSHVERLAVPDAPTHAEQQETPLPDEPV is encoded by the coding sequence TTGACCCGCCCCGCCCCCGACAGTGTCGCCCGCCAGCCGCTCGGCACGCCCCCCACCTCCGCCACCTCCAACGACCTGAACGCCGACCTCGGCCTCGGCGGCGCCGTCGCCGACGACAGCGGCGAACGCTTCCTGAACCGCGACGGGAGCTTCAACGTCCGCCGCCAGAACATCGGCCTGCAGGGCATCAACCTGTACGGCGAACTGCTCACCATCTCCTGGAACCGCTTCTTCCTGATGATGGCCCTCGCGTACCTGCTCCTGAACGGCCTGTTCGGCGCGGTGTACGCCATGCTCGGCCCGTCCGCCCTCAGCGAGATGCCCGCACGCGGCCTCGACCGGTACCTCGCGTGCTTCTTCTTCAGCGTGCAGACCTTCGGCACCATCGGCTTCGGGCACGTGTACCCCAAGAGCATCGCCGCCGACTTCGTGGTGACGGCCGAAGCCTTCGTCGGCCTGCTCGGAGTGGCCCTCGCCACCGGGATCCTCTTCGCGCGCTTCTCCCGCCCGAACCACCGCGTGCTGTTCAGCGAAACGGCCGTCATCGCGCCCTACCAGGGCGGACAGGCCCTGATGTTCCGCGTCATGAACGGCCACCGCACGCAACTCATCGACCTGAACGCCGAGGTGACCTTCTCGCACTTCGAGGACCGCGAACCCGGCAGCGAGGTCGCCCTGCACCCCGCCACCGGCCCGACCGAACCGGGCCGCGTGCGGCGCTTCTACCCGCTGCCGCTGGAACGCAGCCGCGTCACGTTCTTCCCGACCACCTGGACGGTCGTGCACCCCATCGTGCAGGGCAGCCCCCTCTGGAACCAGACGCTCGAAGCGCTGGACCGCGACGACGCCGAGATCCTCGTCGTGCTGCGCGCCACCGACGACGCCTCACAGAGCAGCATTCACGCGCGCAGCAGCTACAAGGTCAACGAACTCGTCTGGAACGCCCGCTTCCGCCCCATCCACAGCAAGGACGCCGCCGGACACCTGCGGGTGGACGTGGCCCGCCTCAGCCACGTCGAACGCCTCGCCGTGCCCGACGCGCCCACGCACGCCGAACAGCAGGAGACGCCCCTCCCAGACGAACCCGTCTGA
- a CDS encoding disulfide bond formation protein B has product MSRDNRLYLAWVVALVSTMGSLYFSEVRHFVPCVLCWFQRICMYPLVIVLGVAAFRADLAGRVYALPLAVIGWLVALVQNLEGWGVIRTLKVCGVGQTTVGCDAKWPVFGDSLTGLSNVVTIPVLAMVAFTLVIALLSWRR; this is encoded by the coding sequence GTGAGCCGCGACAACCGCCTGTACCTCGCGTGGGTCGTGGCCCTCGTCTCCACGATGGGCAGCCTGTACTTCAGCGAGGTGCGTCACTTCGTGCCGTGCGTGCTGTGCTGGTTCCAGCGGATCTGCATGTACCCGCTGGTGATCGTGCTGGGCGTCGCGGCGTTCCGCGCGGACCTCGCGGGTCGCGTGTACGCCCTGCCGCTCGCCGTGATCGGGTGGCTGGTGGCGCTCGTGCAGAACCTGGAGGGCTGGGGCGTCATCCGCACCCTGAAGGTGTGCGGGGTGGGGCAGACGACGGTCGGCTGCGACGCGAAGTGGCCGGTCTTCGGGGACAGCCTGACGGGTCTGTCGAACGTCGTCACGATCCCCGTGCTGGCGATGGTGGCGTTCACGCTCGTGATCGCGCTGCTCAGCTGGCGCCGCTGA
- a CDS encoding c-type cytochrome, translated as MNSTRWMGLGFGGVFAALTVGVLLTGVLPTGVLAQGTAPGGTAVPTLDPSKLPAGDAANGLKLSATCTGCHGPAGVSETAKFPRLAGQHASYLAPQLLILRAGIRPSQIMNRVAGKLSDQDIADLVAYFSAQKVGDAWAGQDAALVAEGAKLYGGGAPERNVIACVVCHGAAGQGVADVGIALVRHQSPEYAVEVMHEFQKLGTTGTPLSTAMYLEMKPLSDHELDALAAYLAALP; from the coding sequence ATGAACAGCACGAGGTGGATGGGCCTGGGGTTCGGTGGGGTGTTCGCGGCACTGACGGTGGGGGTGCTGCTCACGGGGGTGCTGCCCACGGGGGTGCTGGCGCAGGGGACCGCGCCGGGCGGGACGGCCGTGCCGACGCTCGACCCGTCGAAACTTCCGGCAGGCGACGCCGCGAACGGCCTGAAGCTGTCCGCCACCTGCACCGGGTGTCACGGTCCGGCGGGCGTGAGCGAGACGGCGAAATTCCCGAGACTGGCGGGACAGCACGCGTCGTACCTCGCGCCGCAGCTGCTGATCCTGCGGGCGGGCATCCGGCCGAGTCAGATCATGAACCGCGTGGCGGGCAAACTCAGCGATCAGGACATCGCGGACCTCGTGGCGTACTTCAGCGCGCAGAAGGTAGGGGACGCATGGGCCGGGCAGGACGCGGCGCTCGTGGCGGAGGGCGCGAAGCTGTACGGGGGCGGCGCGCCGGAACGGAACGTCATCGCGTGCGTGGTGTGTCACGGCGCGGCCGGGCAGGGCGTGGCGGACGTGGGGATCGCGCTGGTGCGGCACCAGTCGCCGGAGTACGCGGTGGAGGTCATGCACGAGTTCCAGAAGCTCGGTACGACCGGCACGCCGCTCTCCACCGCGATGTACCTGGAGATGAAACCGCTCAGCGATCATGAGCTGGACGCCCTGGCCGCATACCTCGCGGCGCTCCCCTGA